A single genomic interval of Peribacillus sp. FSL H8-0477 harbors:
- the ablB gene encoding putative beta-lysine N-acetyltransferase, producing MEEIAHVKEITTDRYTMKLTIDPFNKRVRVEDYRGHTESCLQIAVDAAQEIQAEKLIVKARAGDVQKLIAEGFIYEASIDRFYRGSDCFFMAKFYQNERRNSVNWEEGDRILDSVTTLKKKGSPAVPPHDYEIRKATIDDAKKLAALYETVFEIYPTPMNNPDYITECMKKGTVFYVYTYEKEIVSAASAEIDMNEFNAEITDCATLAAHRQFGLMRRLIEALEDDLRKEQIFCLYSIARSLSYGMNAAFYGLGYTYKGRLANNCYIFDKLEDMNMWVKTC from the coding sequence TTGGAAGAGATCGCACACGTTAAAGAGATAACAACAGATCGCTATACAATGAAGCTAACAATTGATCCATTTAATAAACGAGTCAGAGTGGAAGATTATCGCGGCCATACCGAGAGCTGTCTACAAATCGCGGTAGATGCAGCCCAAGAGATCCAAGCAGAAAAACTAATTGTTAAGGCAAGAGCAGGTGATGTTCAAAAGCTGATAGCTGAAGGGTTTATATATGAAGCTTCCATTGATCGGTTCTACCGAGGAAGCGACTGTTTCTTTATGGCAAAATTTTATCAAAACGAACGCCGCAACAGTGTAAATTGGGAGGAAGGCGATCGAATTCTTGATAGCGTAACGACGCTCAAGAAAAAAGGTTCCCCAGCTGTTCCACCTCATGACTATGAAATCCGTAAAGCGACTATAGATGATGCCAAAAAGCTCGCGGCCTTATATGAGACGGTCTTTGAAATTTACCCGACACCGATGAATAATCCCGACTATATTACCGAATGCATGAAGAAAGGTACGGTCTTCTATGTATATACATATGAAAAAGAAATTGTCAGTGCAGCGTCCGCTGAAATCGATATGAATGAGTTTAATGCAGAAATCACGGATTGTGCTACCTTGGCTGCTCATCGACAGTTCGGCTTAATGAGACGTTTAATTGAGGCGCTTGAAGACGATTTACGGAAAGAACAGATTTTTTGTTTATACTCAATCGCCCGAAGCCTTTCTTATGGAATGAATGCGGCATTTTATGGACTTGGCTACACATATAAAGGGAGGCTGGCCAATAACTGTTATATTTTTGATAAGCTTGAGGACATGAATATGTGGGTCAAAACCTGCTGA
- a CDS encoding 3-oxoacid CoA-transferase subunit B produces the protein MGLGTEIRDKMAKRAAEEIKDGMLVNLGIGIPSLVPNHLPDHHQVMFHSENGIIGIGSTPEAGEEDAHLCNAGGYPVTIRGGASYCDSAAAFGIIRSGLIDVTILGALQVSGEGDLANWIVPGKRVPGMGGAMELAARAKKVIVLMNHLEKSGAPKLVKECSLPLTARKCVHTVITEQAVFTVTAEGLLLTDLFAPYTLIDIRENTDASFSISENLRYIKKQGEG, from the coding sequence ATGGGTTTGGGAACCGAGATAAGGGATAAAATGGCGAAGCGTGCAGCTGAGGAAATTAAAGATGGCATGCTGGTGAACCTTGGAATAGGGATACCCTCGCTTGTTCCCAATCATCTGCCTGACCATCATCAAGTGATGTTTCATTCAGAAAACGGCATTATTGGGATTGGCTCTACACCTGAAGCCGGCGAGGAAGATGCTCATTTATGCAATGCAGGAGGTTATCCGGTCACTATTAGAGGCGGTGCTTCGTATTGTGACAGTGCTGCGGCATTTGGAATTATTCGCTCCGGTTTAATTGATGTAACCATTTTAGGTGCTTTGCAGGTCAGCGGGGAAGGAGATTTGGCTAATTGGATTGTCCCAGGCAAAAGAGTGCCTGGAATGGGCGGGGCCATGGAGCTTGCGGCTAGAGCTAAAAAAGTAATTGTTTTAATGAATCATTTGGAAAAGTCAGGTGCGCCTAAGCTTGTAAAAGAATGCTCACTTCCGCTGACAGCGAGAAAATGCGTACATACGGTCATTACGGAACAAGCTGTCTTTACAGTCACTGCAGAGGGGTTACTTTTGACGGATTTGTTTGCACCCTACACATTAATCGATATCCGAGAAAATACAGATGCATCATTTTCCATTAGTGAAAATCTGCGCTATATAAAGAAGCAGGGGGAGGGATAA
- a CDS encoding sigma-54 interaction domain-containing protein — MVRIFGTLVLLIIGRREWVKTEDFFNTREVLEAILKSIDEGIHVIDNGGRTIFYNEVAGGHDGMKVEEVLGKPLLKAFPSLNQKSSTLLQVIETEQPIFDKRQSYLNLHGKMIETLNTTLPIHVENQMIGAIEIAKDYSRLKNLSERLLDLETTVKKPKISKKNVNNGAVYTFNDILTKNPDFQQIIRQGKRAAESESAVLVFGESGVGKELFVQGIHNASPRRKAPFIAQNCAALPESLLESLLFGTAKGSYTGAVERQGLFELANGGTLFLDELQSMPIELQAKLLRVLEDGLVRRIGGSKSTFVDARIITAMNTHPEKAIQEKTLRPDLFYRLNVLSYELPPLHKRPEDVVFLVTHFIRHFNIQLGRVVEGISEEVQAIFLTHHWPGNVRELKHTIEFMMNHTEGTVLQATDLPVFLKKNSERNQGIQPLRDALNQMEETYIQRALLQANGNVLQASKLLDIPRQTLQYKIQKRQK, encoded by the coding sequence ATGGTGCGGATTTTCGGCACTTTGGTTTTGTTGATTATTGGCAGAAGGGAGTGGGTGAAGACGGAAGATTTTTTTAATACTCGTGAAGTGCTGGAAGCAATCTTAAAAAGTATTGATGAAGGAATTCATGTCATCGATAATGGCGGCAGGACGATTTTTTATAATGAAGTAGCGGGTGGACATGATGGCATGAAAGTCGAAGAGGTACTCGGTAAACCACTTCTGAAGGCATTTCCTTCTTTAAATCAGAAGTCTTCTACCCTGCTTCAAGTGATTGAAACGGAACAGCCCATCTTTGATAAACGGCAGTCTTATCTCAATCTTCATGGCAAGATGATTGAAACCCTAAATACGACTCTGCCGATTCATGTGGAGAACCAGATGATTGGCGCAATAGAAATTGCCAAGGATTATTCGCGTTTGAAGAACCTGTCAGAGCGGTTACTCGATTTAGAAACGACGGTAAAAAAGCCGAAGATCTCTAAAAAAAATGTGAACAATGGAGCGGTCTACACCTTTAATGACATTCTGACTAAGAATCCTGATTTTCAACAAATCATTCGTCAGGGAAAACGAGCGGCAGAATCGGAATCAGCCGTCCTGGTTTTTGGCGAAAGCGGAGTCGGTAAGGAGTTGTTCGTTCAAGGGATCCACAATGCTTCACCACGCCGGAAGGCACCGTTTATTGCCCAAAATTGTGCAGCTCTTCCTGAATCTCTTCTCGAAAGTTTACTCTTCGGAACAGCTAAGGGCAGCTACACGGGTGCAGTTGAACGGCAAGGGTTATTTGAACTTGCAAACGGGGGAACCTTGTTTCTGGATGAATTGCAATCAATGCCTATCGAGCTTCAGGCAAAATTGCTGAGAGTGCTTGAAGATGGGTTAGTCAGACGAATAGGCGGGTCGAAAAGTACGTTTGTCGATGCCCGAATTATCACGGCGATGAATACTCATCCTGAAAAAGCGATTCAGGAAAAGACCCTGCGGCCCGATTTATTTTATCGGCTGAATGTATTGAGCTATGAACTGCCGCCCCTTCATAAACGTCCAGAAGATGTCGTCTTTTTAGTTACTCATTTCATTCGTCACTTCAACATACAACTAGGGAGAGTCGTGGAAGGGATTAGTGAAGAAGTCCAAGCCATTTTTTTAACCCATCACTGGCCAGGGAACGTTAGAGAACTAAAACATACGATTGAGTTTATGATGAATCATACCGAGGGTACTGTGCTTCAGGCTACAGACTTACCGGTATTTCTAAAGAAAAATAGCGAGCGCAACCAGGGCATTCAACCACTTCGGGATGCATTAAATCAGATGGAGGAAACGTATATACAAAGAGCGCTTCTCCAAGCTAATGGGAACGTCCTTCAGGCATCTAAGCTGCTGGATATCCCCAGACAGACTCTGCAATATAAAATCCAAAAAAGACAAAAATGA
- a CDS encoding peptidase, with protein sequence MNVEASIKQWLYNHEQEGIDLLQKLVQAPSKRGREAKAQAIIEEKCKQLNLEIDCWELEGDTLRQHPQFHCDRSDFSGNPNLAAVLKGSGGGKSILLNGHIDVVPEGNLHDWVEHPFSGIIKDGKMYGRGTTDMKGGTVSLLMAMDAIISLGIRLKGDVIFESVIEEESGGAGTLAAVLRGYRADGAIIPEPTNLKFFPLQQGSMWFRITVKGKSAHGGTRYAGVNAIEQAMVVMDAIRKLETKRNDALDHPLYETIPIPIPINLGKISGGDWPSSVPDTVILEGRFGVAPNESIEAAQLSLTECLSELNSEHEWFQIKPVEWEWFGARWLPGQLEENHPLTQVLTDKFITVFNKEPVIEASPWGTDGGYLSVVGKIPVMVFGPGITEMAHDANEHIELRKITEAAHVIALTILEWCGMDDA encoded by the coding sequence TTGAACGTTGAAGCGAGTATTAAGCAATGGCTGTATAACCACGAACAAGAAGGAATAGATTTACTTCAGAAACTGGTTCAGGCGCCTAGTAAACGCGGCCGCGAAGCGAAGGCACAGGCTATTATTGAGGAGAAATGCAAACAACTTAATCTGGAAATTGATTGCTGGGAATTGGAGGGCGATACGTTGCGTCAGCATCCCCAGTTTCATTGTGACCGGAGTGATTTTAGCGGGAATCCTAACTTAGCCGCGGTTTTAAAAGGGAGTGGAGGGGGGAAATCGATTCTACTTAATGGACATATTGATGTGGTTCCAGAGGGGAATCTTCACGATTGGGTAGAACATCCTTTCAGCGGTATCATAAAGGACGGCAAAATGTATGGCCGAGGAACCACAGATATGAAAGGCGGTACGGTCTCCTTACTTATGGCCATGGATGCTATTATATCGCTAGGCATTCGGTTAAAAGGGGATGTAATTTTTGAAAGTGTTATCGAAGAAGAAAGCGGGGGCGCCGGCACACTTGCTGCTGTATTGCGGGGATATCGGGCAGATGGGGCCATTATTCCTGAACCGACGAATCTGAAATTTTTTCCGCTTCAGCAAGGTTCGATGTGGTTTCGTATAACCGTAAAAGGGAAATCAGCTCATGGCGGTACTCGATATGCAGGGGTGAATGCCATTGAACAGGCCATGGTTGTCATGGATGCCATTCGAAAGCTAGAGACCAAACGGAATGATGCGCTGGATCACCCGCTTTATGAGACCATTCCTATCCCAATACCGATTAATTTGGGCAAAATTTCAGGTGGAGATTGGCCATCTTCTGTACCGGATACAGTTATTCTTGAAGGACGTTTTGGGGTAGCACCTAATGAGAGTATTGAAGCGGCACAATTGTCACTAACTGAATGTTTGAGTGAATTAAATAGTGAACATGAATGGTTTCAGATCAAACCAGTTGAATGGGAATGGTTTGGCGCTAGATGGCTGCCAGGACAACTTGAAGAAAACCATCCGCTCACGCAGGTTCTAACAGATAAATTTATAACTGTGTTTAATAAAGAACCAGTGATTGAGGCCTCACCATGGGGGACGGACGGCGGCTATTTATCAGTTGTAGGCAAAATTCCAGTCATGGTCTTTGGACCAGGTATAACGGAAATGGCCCATGACGCGAATGAACATATTGAGCTCAGAAAAATAACCGAAGCTGCACATGTCATTGCGCTGACTATTCTGGAATGGTGTGGAATGGATGATGCCTAA
- the ablA gene encoding lysine 2,3-aminomutase produces the protein MFDNLYVPDRKWQDIELWKDVTEEQWGNWIWQLTNTIRTLDDLKKVINLTPDEEEGVRISTKTIPLNITPYYASLMNPDDPRCPIRMQSVPVSDELHKTKYDMEDPLEEDEDSPVPGLTHRYPDRVLFLVTNQCSMYCRYCTRRRFSGQIGMGVPKKQLDAAIQYIRETPAVRDVLLSGGDGLLINDTILEYILKNLRAIPHVEIIRIGTRAPVVFPQRITEDLCTILQKYHPVWLNTHFNTSVEITEESKTACEMLVNAGVPVGNQSVILAGINDSVPIMKKLMYDLVKIRVRPYYIYQCDLSEGIGHFRAPISKGIEIMEGLRGHISGYAVPTFVVDAPGGGGKITLQPNYILSQSPTKTVLRNFEGVITTYPEPEHYTPGRADEYFKGLYPDVVDKQSDIGIAGIMNDKQLNLVPKGLKRMNRREEYVTNPEHASLKNQREKRDQLKEKKFQAQQKKFTSFTEGGE, from the coding sequence ATGTTTGATAACCTATATGTACCTGATCGAAAATGGCAGGATATTGAGCTATGGAAAGACGTTACAGAAGAGCAATGGGGAAACTGGATTTGGCAGTTAACCAATACGATAAGAACACTTGACGATTTAAAAAAAGTCATTAATCTTACCCCTGATGAAGAAGAAGGCGTCCGAATATCCACCAAGACCATTCCGCTGAATATAACACCCTACTATGCGTCATTAATGAATCCTGATGATCCACGCTGTCCAATCAGAATGCAGTCTGTCCCAGTATCAGATGAATTGCATAAAACGAAATATGATATGGAAGATCCGCTTGAAGAGGATGAAGATTCGCCTGTGCCTGGTCTGACTCATCGATATCCTGACCGGGTTTTGTTTTTAGTAACGAATCAATGTTCCATGTACTGCCGTTATTGCACAAGACGCAGGTTTTCAGGCCAAATAGGTATGGGCGTTCCTAAGAAACAGCTGGATGCAGCCATCCAATATATCAGGGAAACACCGGCTGTTCGAGATGTACTCCTTTCCGGTGGGGACGGCTTACTAATCAATGACACGATTTTAGAGTATATTCTTAAAAACCTGCGAGCCATTCCCCATGTAGAAATTATCCGCATTGGTACGAGAGCTCCTGTTGTATTTCCACAGCGAATTACGGAGGATCTGTGTACCATCTTACAAAAATATCATCCAGTATGGCTTAATACCCATTTCAACACGAGTGTTGAAATCACAGAAGAGTCTAAAACTGCCTGTGAAATGCTCGTAAATGCTGGGGTCCCTGTGGGCAATCAATCTGTTATTCTAGCAGGTATTAATGACAGCGTTCCGATTATGAAAAAATTGATGTATGATCTGGTCAAAATTCGAGTCCGTCCTTATTATATTTATCAATGTGATCTATCAGAAGGGATTGGCCACTTTAGAGCACCTATTTCCAAAGGGATCGAAATTATGGAAGGACTAAGGGGACATATTTCGGGCTATGCTGTGCCAACTTTCGTCGTCGATGCGCCAGGGGGCGGCGGTAAAATTACACTGCAGCCTAACTATATTCTTTCTCAATCGCCTACTAAAACGGTACTTCGTAATTTCGAAGGTGTCATTACCACCTATCCTGAACCGGAACACTATACACCAGGCCGTGCCGATGAATACTTTAAAGGGCTTTATCCAGATGTCGTGGATAAACAGTCTGATATTGGAATTGCAGGGATCATGAATGATAAACAATTGAATCTCGTTCCAAAGGGCTTAAAACGGATGAATCGCCGTGAGGAATATGTCACAAATCCCGAACATGCTTCCTTAAAAAATCAACGTGAAAAACGAGATCAGCTAAAAGAAAAGAAATTTCAAGCACAGCAGAAAAAATTCACTTCATTTACAGAGGGAGGGGAATAG